A single genomic interval of Armigeres subalbatus isolate Guangzhou_Male chromosome 1, GZ_Asu_2, whole genome shotgun sequence harbors:
- the LOC134205507 gene encoding protein Notchless, translating into MDVDGEEETPQTHTIQARFVSDVGVEAGPPLDLPVNVTKEQLELILNALLKNDEPTPYLFFVNDDEVRESIQTTLGAKQLDVENVLDIVYQPQAVFRVRPVTRCTSSMPGHAEAIVSLSFSPNSLHLASGSGDTTLRLWDLTTETPHFTCTGHRNWVLCVAWSPDSMKVASADKTGEVRVWCPDTGKLLGRPLIGHKKWVSCLSWEPYHKNPDCRYLASAGNDNDVRIWDVVLGTCTKTIAGHTAPVTAVRWGGSGLLYTSSRDRTIKMWRAEDGVLCKTFTGHAHWVNNLALNTDYVLRTGPFHPVVDRSKSYSISDKTEMQKSALERYEKVCPDGVESFVSCSDDFTLYLWKSSQKQFITRMTGHQNVVNDVKYSPDVKLVASASFDKSVRLWRAGDGAFICAFRGHVQAVYTVAWSADSRLILSGSKDSTLKVWSVKERKLAQELPGHADEVFGVDWAPDGSRVASGGKDKVLKLWTY; encoded by the exons ATGGACGTAGACGGTGAGGAAGAAACTCCACAAACCCATACGATTCAAGCTCGATTTGTGTCGGATGTGGGCGTCGAAGCTGGGCCACCGTTGGACCTGCCGGTGAACGTGACCAAAGAGCAACTTGAACTGATTTTGAATGCTCTACTGAAGAAT GATGAACCCACGCCGTATCTCTTCTTTGTTAACGACGACGAAGTTCGCGAGTCGATCCAGACTACACTTGGCGCGAAGCAGCTTGACGTGGAAAATGTTCTGGACATTGTCTATCAGCCGCAAGCAGTTTTTCGAGTGCGCCCGGTCACGCGCTGCACCAGTTCTATGCCTGGTCATGCGGAAGCAATCGTGTCGCTCTCGTTCAGTCCTAACAGCTTACACCTGGCAAGTGGTTCCGGTGACACGACACTTCGGCTTTGGGACTTGACAACGGAGACACCACACTTCACCTGCACAGGACACAGAAACTGGGTTTTATGCGTAGCGTGGTCACCAGATTCGATGAAGGTTGCCTCGGCCGATAAGACGGGAGAGGTTCGGGTGTGGTGTCCCGATACTGGCAAACTGCTGGGTCGTCCTCTGATCGGCCATAAAAAGTGGGTTAGCTGCCTAAGTTGGGAACCATATCATAAGAACCCGGACTGTCGATATTTGGCAAGCGCCGGCAACGACAACGATGTGAGGATATGGGATGTCGTTTTGGGAACTTGTACGAAGACGATAGCTGGTCATACTGCGCCGGTCACCGCAGTACGTTGGGGTGGATCCGGTTTGCTATACACATCTTCCCGTGATCGCACCATTAAGATGTGGCGTGCCGAAGACGGCGTACTTTGCAAAACGTTTACCGGGCATGCTCACTGGGTGAATAATCTTGCTTTGAATACGGATTATGTTTTACGCACCGGACCCTTCCATCCTGTCGTGGACAGAAGCAAATCATACTCGATTTCGGACA AGACCGAAATGCAGAAATCCGCATTAGAACGCTACGAGAAAGTATGTCCAGATGGTGTCGAATCGTTCGTGTCGTGTTCGGACGACTTCACGCTCTATCTCTGGAAGTCGAGCCAGAAGCAATTTATCACGCGAATGACCGGCCATCAAAATGTCGTCAACGACGTCAAATATTCACCAGACGTAAAGCTCGTGGCGTCCGCTTCGTTCGATAAGTCTGTTCGCCTATGGCGCGCTGGTGATGGAGCATTTATCTGTGCATTCCGTGGACACGTGCAAGCCGTATATACCGTAGCGTGGTCAGCCGACTCCAGGTTGATATTGAGCGGCAGCAAGGATTCCACCTTGAAGGTTTGGAGCGTGAAGGAAAGGAAACTTGCACAAGAATTGCCCGGTCATGCCGACGAAGTATTCGGAGTTGATTGGGCCCCGGATGGTTCTAGAGTAGCTTCTGGCGGCAAGGATAAAGTGTTGAAACT GTGGACATACTAA